From Porphyromonadaceae bacterium W3.11, one genomic window encodes:
- a CDS encoding helix-turn-helix transcriptional regulator, with the protein MALVKSYTVLSDLVQEQIAILPMLNRFGIRLGLGDATIAEICDERQLDTGFFLHIINSYLDPDYLGRVKLAPKHTVLIADYLEVANRYYLDSQLPNIEVHIASFVKKSGANVPLLQTLPHVLEELKETLTNRVRLDEEELLPQFRTLAGELAENISTITLEGQEKAGTEADRAEALVADIMQVMIRHLKGDFNDNLLHAVLYSLSLLKSDLASNNRLRERVFIPMLESMQKARKIE; encoded by the coding sequence ATGGCACTTGTTAAATCTTATACCGTACTGAGTGACTTAGTACAAGAGCAAATCGCAATCTTACCGATGCTGAATAGGTTCGGGATACGTCTGGGATTAGGTGATGCAACAATTGCCGAAATATGCGACGAACGTCAGTTGGATACCGGCTTTTTTCTACACATCATAAATAGTTACTTAGATCCTGATTACTTAGGTAGGGTTAAGTTGGCCCCGAAGCATACGGTGTTGATTGCTGATTATCTAGAGGTGGCGAATCGATATTACTTGGACTCTCAGCTACCCAATATCGAGGTTCATATTGCATCGTTTGTGAAAAAGAGTGGGGCAAACGTCCCTCTGCTGCAAACACTTCCTCACGTCCTAGAAGAGTTGAAGGAGACCCTCACCAATAGAGTCAGGTTAGACGAAGAGGAGTTGCTCCCTCAGTTTAGGACCTTGGCTGGTGAGTTGGCCGAGAATATCTCTACTATTACGTTAGAGGGGCAAGAGAAGGCAGGAACTGAAGCAGATAGAGCAGAGGCATTAGTTGCTGATATTATGCAGGTCATGATTAGGCATTTGAAGGGGGACTTTAATGATAACCTCCTTCATGCTGTGTTATACAGCCTTTCTCTTCTGAAGAGCGACTTAGCGAGTAATAATAGGTTGAGAGAGCGTGTGTTTATACCCATGCTAGAGTCTATGCAGAAAGCACGAAAAATAGAGTAG
- a CDS encoding 1-acyl-sn-glycerol-3-phosphate acyltransferase: protein MTKKKKNIWAWLLKLIGWKPIYPEKVTPKSIICVAPHTSNRDFFIGYLYYKSLRGHSPKFLIKKELFFFPLNLILKRLGGVAVDRKAGGSTIDQTIQLLNESEHLHIGITPEGSRSYRDRWKSGFYRIALGANVPIDIAKIDYQKKEVGIFAQCIPSGDLENDIKQIRRLFTKEMARYPEKFAELPDAK, encoded by the coding sequence ATGACGAAAAAGAAAAAGAATATATGGGCGTGGCTACTTAAGCTAATCGGATGGAAACCTATTTATCCTGAAAAGGTTACACCAAAATCCATCATATGTGTCGCCCCACACACCTCTAACAGAGACTTCTTCATCGGATATCTATACTATAAGTCACTCAGAGGTCATTCCCCAAAATTTTTAATCAAAAAAGAGCTTTTTTTCTTTCCCCTAAATCTTATTCTCAAGAGGTTAGGAGGAGTAGCTGTTGACCGTAAGGCGGGTGGCTCTACAATAGATCAGACCATCCAACTACTCAACGAAAGTGAACACCTACACATAGGGATAACACCAGAGGGATCAAGGAGCTATAGAGATCGCTGGAAGAGTGGGTTCTACAGAATTGCTCTGGGTGCTAACGTACCTATAGATATTGCGAAGATTGACTACCAAAAGAAAGAGGTAGGTATCTTTGCACAGTGCATACCTTCTGGAGATCTGGAGAATGATATTAAGCAAATCAGACGACTATTCACCAAGGAGATGGCTCGATATCCTGAAAAGTTTGCGGAGCTACCCGATGCAAAATAA
- a CDS encoding 7-carboxy-7-deazaguanine synthase QueE, which produces MRIVEIFSSLQGEGMNTGVLVTFVRLQGCNLNCWFCDTTFDEGEYYTIEELAAVLEEKGIRRIIWTGGEPTLQLTKEIVQYFKSLGYWQAIETNGTARPPEGLDYISVSPKVSVEVLRENFEGIVIDEIRYPIGEDTVPPNIDDLPQSRNYLLSPIFLGENKERLLMSSSNLTHCLDLIHKDSRWRLSLQLHKLIGIQ; this is translated from the coding sequence ATGAGGATTGTTGAGATTTTTTCTTCCCTCCAAGGTGAAGGGATGAATACTGGGGTGCTCGTTACTTTTGTTAGGCTCCAAGGTTGTAACTTAAATTGTTGGTTTTGTGATACCACCTTTGATGAGGGTGAGTATTACACCATAGAGGAGTTGGCAGCAGTTCTTGAAGAAAAAGGTATTCGGCGGATTATATGGACAGGTGGTGAGCCAACCTTACAACTAACAAAGGAGATAGTCCAGTACTTTAAGTCTCTTGGTTACTGGCAAGCTATAGAAACGAATGGTACAGCCCGCCCACCTGAGGGGCTTGATTATATCTCTGTTTCCCCTAAGGTAAGTGTTGAAGTACTCAGAGAGAACTTTGAGGGTATTGTTATTGACGAAATACGTTATCCTATCGGTGAAGATACCGTACCTCCGAATATCGATGATTTACCCCAATCCAGAAACTATCTGTTATCTCCTATTTTTCTTGGGGAGAATAAGGAACGTCTATTAATGTCATCGTCAAACTTGACACATTGCTTAGATCTCATTCATAAAGATTCTAGATGGAGACTATCACTCCAACTTCATAAACTAATAGGCATACAGTAG
- the bcp gene encoding thioredoxin-dependent thiol peroxidase — translation MMEVGEKIPEVLGLDQDGQEITRASLEGQKVILYFYPKDNTSGCTAQACSLRDGITDLQDAGYRVIGVSKDSAKSHQKFREKHDLPFTLIADTDTELNQAMGVWVEKSMYGRKYMGTQRTTFVVDEKGVIQAVMSGRNIKTKEHAAQLLKLINEL, via the coding sequence ATGATGGAGGTGGGTGAAAAGATCCCAGAAGTACTGGGTCTTGATCAAGATGGACAGGAGATCACTCGTGCAAGCCTAGAGGGACAGAAGGTGATACTATACTTCTATCCAAAAGATAACACAAGCGGATGCACTGCACAAGCTTGTAGCCTTCGTGATGGCATCACTGACCTTCAGGATGCAGGCTATCGCGTGATCGGTGTAAGCAAAGATAGTGCGAAGAGTCATCAGAAGTTTCGTGAAAAGCATGACTTACCCTTTACCCTGATTGCCGATACAGATACTGAGCTGAACCAAGCCATGGGGGTATGGGTCGAAAAAAGTATGTATGGCAGGAAGTATATGGGTACCCAAAGAACCACTTTTGTGGTAGATGAGAAGGGTGTGATACAAGCTGTGATGTCGGGCCGGAACATTAAGACGAAGGAGCATGCCGCACAACTACTAAAACTTATAAATGAACTGTAA
- a CDS encoding long-chain fatty acid--CoA ligase, producing MSKKITICPMAMVPKVLKSEYPNETALLVKNKASGKWESISRADFGNAIQETAESLVEFGIEAQETIGVFSENMDKFLVADMAAFSVRAITIPIYATSSVSQVEYMIKDSEMRLIFVGEQLQYNTACKALQNIDHDVKIVIFDESVSLYPDDKSSVYFKDFVNLGNSPINEAKVELRRVEALPTDTAIIMYTSGTSGSSKGVELMHKSLNLVIEAHLKLLTDFKAGNISMNFLPLTHIFEKAWCFICISAGVKIAVNQKPKEILDNLMEVRPHYMCNVPRFWEKVYVGVYEKIQEFPPLLRRITSHCIDVSRHYHFDYRVKGKKAPLGLRIQYAFYSSTLLKLVKKKVGVERGIYFPVAGAALSDKVHAFLVSIGVPLMYGYGLTETTATVSFCRPRDYLFGSIGKPLEGVDVRIVPQNEEQREDGIGEIQVKGPTVMKGYYKKPELNIEAFTQDGWFKTGDLGSMDEDQNLFFKERLKDLFKTANGKYIAPQMIENLITTDPIVEQAVVIAENRSFVSALIYPDWDKVRAYLISKEIDEVPTDIETLAKHKGVYALLEGRIAAQLKDLASYETVKKFVVLSEPLSVENGMLTNSLKTKRQVVEKYYEKEIAQMYDYNQLPNLNDEQKKESSSSTH from the coding sequence ATGAGTAAGAAGATTACGATATGTCCTATGGCCATGGTGCCAAAGGTTCTAAAGAGTGAATACCCTAATGAGACTGCTTTATTAGTGAAAAATAAAGCCTCAGGAAAATGGGAGTCTATTTCTCGAGCTGATTTTGGTAACGCTATCCAAGAAACAGCAGAGTCCTTGGTGGAATTTGGTATCGAGGCTCAGGAGACGATAGGTGTCTTTTCTGAAAATATGGATAAGTTCTTAGTTGCAGATATGGCTGCCTTTAGTGTAAGAGCGATTACCATACCCATATATGCGACTTCATCTGTGTCTCAGGTAGAGTACATGATCAAGGATAGTGAGATGAGGTTGATATTTGTAGGTGAGCAGCTACAATATAACACCGCTTGTAAGGCTCTTCAGAACATAGATCATGATGTTAAGATTGTGATCTTCGATGAGTCAGTCAGTCTTTATCCTGATGACAAGAGCTCAGTGTACTTTAAGGATTTTGTAAATCTTGGAAATTCACCTATTAATGAAGCTAAGGTGGAGCTGAGGAGAGTGGAGGCACTTCCTACCGATACGGCCATTATAATGTACACGAGTGGTACGAGCGGTAGTAGTAAGGGCGTGGAATTAATGCATAAGAGCCTTAACTTAGTTATAGAGGCTCACTTAAAGCTTTTGACAGACTTCAAGGCGGGTAATATCAGCATGAACTTCCTGCCTTTGACGCACATTTTCGAGAAAGCTTGGTGTTTTATCTGCATCTCTGCTGGTGTAAAGATCGCTGTGAATCAAAAACCTAAAGAGATTTTGGATAACCTGATGGAGGTTCGGCCTCACTACATGTGTAATGTGCCTCGCTTTTGGGAGAAGGTATATGTAGGGGTATATGAAAAAATACAAGAGTTTCCTCCCCTCCTAAGGCGGATTACCTCACACTGTATTGATGTCAGTCGTCACTATCACTTTGATTACAGAGTGAAAGGTAAGAAAGCACCTCTAGGCTTACGAATCCAATATGCTTTTTATAGTAGCACGTTACTAAAGCTGGTGAAGAAAAAGGTAGGAGTAGAGCGTGGGATCTACTTCCCTGTAGCAGGAGCTGCATTGTCCGATAAGGTACACGCCTTTTTGGTCTCTATTGGTGTGCCTCTCATGTATGGGTATGGACTGACCGAGACGACAGCTACCGTCTCTTTCTGCCGTCCGCGAGATTACCTCTTTGGCTCTATTGGAAAGCCCCTGGAGGGGGTTGATGTGCGAATTGTACCGCAAAATGAGGAGCAACGAGAGGATGGGATAGGTGAGATCCAGGTAAAAGGGCCTACGGTCATGAAGGGCTATTACAAAAAGCCAGAGCTGAATATAGAGGCTTTCACCCAAGACGGATGGTTTAAAACTGGCGACCTGGGTTCAATGGATGAAGATCAAAATCTATTCTTCAAAGAGCGATTGAAAGATCTTTTCAAGACCGCTAATGGTAAGTATATAGCTCCACAGATGATCGAAAATCTCATAACAACCGATCCAATCGTAGAGCAGGCTGTAGTGATTGCAGAGAACCGTAGTTTTGTTAGTGCTTTGATCTATCCTGATTGGGATAAGGTCAGGGCATATCTGATATCTAAGGAGATAGATGAGGTCCCAACCGATATTGAGACTCTTGCAAAGCATAAAGGTGTTTATGCTCTCCTTGAGGGGCGGATTGCTGCACAACTGAAAGATCTAGCTTCATATGAGACCGTCAAAAAGTTTGTTGTCCTCTCCGAACCTCTCTCTGTTGAGAATGGTATGCTGACCAATAGCCTTAAAACGAAGAGGCAGGTTGTCGAGAAGTATTATGAGAAGGAGATAGCTCAGATGTATGACTATAATCAACTACCAAATCTTAATGATGAGCAAAAGAAAGAGTCCTCATCGTCAACTCACTGA
- a CDS encoding polysaccharide deacetylase family protein — protein sequence MFIERPPLLYRILFPNATWRIPAPADESKVVYLTFDDGPIPEVTPWVLEQLRIRDIRATFFCVGENVWRHPDIFEQILEEGHGVGNHTYHHLQGIKTNTADYLQDVYKANKLIKSRLMRPPHGHIGWCQLRGLMNQYQVIMWDLVTRDYSKKQSPQKVLENVKRYARNGSIIVFHDSLKAEKNLRYALPLALDHLMEDGYEFRLLPGARHLESNIFDQELEEAI from the coding sequence ATGTTTATAGAACGCCCCCCTCTACTCTATCGGATTCTTTTTCCTAATGCTACATGGAGAATCCCAGCCCCAGCAGATGAGTCAAAAGTGGTATATCTAACCTTTGATGATGGCCCCATCCCAGAAGTAACGCCATGGGTGCTGGAGCAACTGAGAATACGAGACATTAGAGCTACGTTCTTCTGTGTTGGAGAAAATGTATGGCGTCACCCCGATATCTTTGAGCAAATCCTTGAGGAGGGGCATGGCGTTGGCAATCACACATACCACCATCTACAAGGGATTAAAACGAATACCGCAGATTATCTACAAGATGTCTATAAAGCAAATAAGTTAATCAAATCACGCTTAATGAGACCCCCTCACGGACACATAGGCTGGTGCCAACTGAGAGGACTAATGAATCAATATCAAGTGATTATGTGGGACCTAGTGACCCGTGATTATTCCAAGAAGCAATCCCCTCAGAAAGTACTAGAGAACGTCAAGAGATACGCTCGAAATGGCTCCATCATCGTGTTCCATGATTCTCTTAAAGCAGAGAAAAATCTTCGATACGCCCTCCCATTGGCACTTGACCACCTGATGGAGGATGGTTATGAATTTAGATTACTACCTGGAGCACGACACCTAGAGTCCAACATTTTTGACCAAGAATTGGAAGAAGCAATATGA
- the recA gene encoding recombinase RecA, whose product MAKKDEVKESSKEEQLVDEKKTSKKPDVDPNKLKALESALSKIEKTYGKGSLMNMASQEIEDVEVIPTGSLTLDMALGVGGYPRGRIVEIYGPESSGKTTLAIHAIAEAQKTGGLAAIIDAEHAFDRSYAEGLGVDLSRLWISQPDNGEQALEIAEDLIRSSAMDLVVIDSVAALTPKGEIEGDMGENKIGLQARLMSQALRKLASIISKTKTTCIFINQMREKIGAYGNPETTTGGNALKYYASIRLDIRKSTPIKDGDQMLGNLTKVKVAKNKVAPPFKRAEFDIMYGEGISKVGELVDAGSDLEIIRKSGSWYNYEDTRLGQGREAAKNTLMENPDLAAIIEQQIKEKMAEGVAK is encoded by the coding sequence ATGGCGAAAAAAGATGAAGTAAAAGAGTCTTCAAAAGAAGAACAATTGGTCGATGAGAAGAAGACGAGCAAGAAACCGGATGTAGATCCAAACAAACTAAAGGCTCTAGAATCGGCTCTATCGAAGATTGAGAAGACCTACGGAAAGGGATCTCTCATGAATATGGCTTCTCAAGAGATAGAGGATGTAGAAGTAATCCCTACAGGCTCTCTTACCCTAGATATGGCTCTAGGAGTTGGTGGCTATCCGAGGGGAAGAATTGTAGAGATTTATGGTCCAGAATCCTCTGGTAAGACCACCTTGGCTATCCATGCCATCGCAGAAGCTCAGAAGACAGGCGGTCTAGCAGCAATTATTGATGCCGAACATGCCTTCGATCGCTCATATGCAGAGGGACTCGGAGTAGATCTTTCTAGACTCTGGATCTCACAACCAGATAATGGCGAGCAGGCACTTGAAATCGCAGAAGATCTCATCCGCTCATCAGCTATGGACCTAGTGGTCATAGACTCGGTAGCAGCTCTTACTCCAAAAGGAGAGATAGAGGGCGATATGGGTGAGAATAAGATAGGCTTACAGGCTCGACTAATGAGTCAAGCTCTCCGTAAACTAGCCTCTATTATTAGCAAAACCAAGACCACCTGTATCTTCATTAACCAAATGCGTGAAAAAATTGGTGCATATGGTAACCCAGAAACAACGACTGGTGGTAATGCTCTTAAGTATTATGCCTCTATCCGCCTTGATATTCGTAAAAGCACCCCAATCAAAGATGGAGACCAAATGCTCGGGAACCTGACGAAGGTAAAGGTGGCTAAAAACAAAGTAGCCCCTCCATTCAAGCGTGCTGAATTTGATATCATGTATGGCGAGGGAATTTCAAAAGTGGGCGAACTGGTAGATGCTGGATCGGACTTAGAAATCATCCGCAAAAGTGGATCTTGGTACAATTATGAAGATACAAGACTGGGTCAGGGACGTGAAGCAGCTAAGAATACGCTTATGGAGAATCCTGATTTGGCAGCTATTATTGAGCAACAAATTAAAGAGAAGATGGCAGAAGGGGTGGCTAAATAA
- a CDS encoding saccharopine dehydrogenase family protein — protein MKGRVLIIGAGGVGTVVAKKVAMNSHIFKEIMLASRTKSKCDAIASKIKEAEIKTAQVNADSVEELVALFNDFKPELVINVALPYQDLTIMDACLECGVNYLDTANYEPLDEAKYEYSWQWAYQDRFKEAGLTAILGCGFDPGVTSIFTAYAAKHHFDEIHYLDIVDCNAGDHKRAFATNFNPEINIREVTQNGRYYQDGKWITTEPLEIHKSLNYPEIGPRDSYILYHEELESLVKNFPTLKRARFWMTFGQEYLTHLRVIQNIGMDSIVPIMYEGREIVPIQFLKAVLPDPKELGENYTGQTSIGCRIRGIKDGKEKTYYIYNNCSHEAAYKETGAQGVSYTTGVPATTGAIMFFTGQWSGHGVFNVEEFNPDPFLEEVAKQGLPWHELHDIDLEL, from the coding sequence ATGAAAGGACGAGTATTAATCATCGGAGCTGGTGGAGTAGGCACTGTAGTAGCTAAAAAAGTAGCTATGAACTCTCACATCTTCAAAGAGATCATGCTGGCCAGCCGCACCAAAAGTAAATGTGATGCCATTGCCTCAAAGATCAAAGAGGCAGAAATAAAGACGGCACAAGTCAATGCAGATAGCGTAGAGGAGTTAGTTGCTTTATTCAACGACTTCAAACCCGAACTAGTCATCAATGTCGCATTACCATACCAAGATCTTACCATCATGGATGCATGCTTGGAATGTGGCGTTAACTATCTAGACACAGCGAACTACGAACCCTTGGACGAAGCCAAGTATGAATATAGCTGGCAGTGGGCGTACCAAGATAGATTCAAGGAAGCTGGACTAACCGCCATCCTTGGATGTGGTTTTGACCCAGGTGTGACCAGTATCTTTACGGCATACGCAGCAAAGCATCACTTTGATGAGATCCACTATCTAGATATTGTTGATTGCAACGCTGGTGACCACAAGAGGGCTTTTGCGACCAACTTTAATCCTGAGATTAATATCCGTGAGGTCACTCAGAATGGTAGATATTATCAGGACGGAAAGTGGATAACCACTGAACCGCTTGAGATTCACAAGTCCCTGAACTACCCTGAGATTGGTCCTCGCGACAGCTATATACTGTATCACGAAGAGCTAGAAAGTTTGGTGAAAAACTTCCCAACCCTTAAGAGAGCTCGCTTCTGGATGACCTTTGGTCAGGAGTATCTAACCCACTTGAGGGTTATTCAAAACATTGGAATGGATAGTATCGTACCTATCATGTATGAAGGTAGAGAGATTGTCCCTATTCAATTCCTAAAAGCGGTCCTTCCAGATCCAAAAGAACTGGGCGAAAACTACACTGGTCAGACCTCTATCGGCTGTCGTATCCGTGGTATAAAAGATGGAAAAGAAAAGACCTACTATATCTATAACAACTGTAGCCATGAAGCTGCCTATAAGGAAACTGGTGCTCAAGGCGTTAGTTATACCACTGGTGTTCCTGCGACTACAGGAGCAATCATGTTCTTTACAGGACAGTGGAGCGGGCATGGAGTCTTTAATGTAGAGGAGTTTAATCCAGATCCATTCCTCGAAGAGGTGGCTAAGCAAGGTCTACCATGGCATGAGCTTCACGATATTGACTTAGAGCTATGA
- a CDS encoding LuxR C-terminal-related transcriptional regulator, with protein sequence MSSKKKHTVVIILSDILQRLGLIRAIDDVTESVEISSFDAFDTFVTSSTDEIYDIAFIEADLLALYGEYFISRRTLVIPVISNSEPEMVVNEEKEPPYIYTHWKSCKLQDKLKEILDENRKGLKKNNDKGLSLREEEVLKEVARGMTNKEIADRLNISMNTVMSHRKNITSKLNIKTVSGLTFYALINGLITGDEVVDGAGE encoded by the coding sequence ATGTCTAGTAAGAAAAAACATACTGTTGTCATTATCCTTAGTGATATACTGCAGCGTTTGGGGCTGATACGTGCTATTGATGACGTTACAGAATCCGTTGAGATTAGTAGTTTTGATGCCTTTGACACTTTTGTGACCTCTTCTACAGATGAGATATATGATATAGCGTTCATTGAGGCCGACTTATTAGCTTTGTATGGCGAATATTTTATTAGTCGTCGGACTTTAGTGATCCCGGTTATTAGTAATAGTGAACCCGAAATGGTGGTAAATGAAGAAAAAGAACCACCATATATTTATACTCATTGGAAAAGCTGCAAGCTTCAAGATAAGCTCAAAGAGATCCTAGATGAGAATAGAAAGGGGTTGAAGAAAAATAATGACAAAGGTCTTTCGCTCCGAGAGGAGGAGGTGCTGAAGGAGGTCGCTAGGGGAATGACCAATAAAGAAATAGCGGACCGCCTCAATATAAGCATGAATACGGTGATGAGTCATCGTAAAAATATAACATCAAAATTGAATATCAAGACAGTGTCAGGGCTGACATTTTATGCTCTGATCAATGGTCTGATCACAGGCGACGAAGTAGTGGACGGTGCAGGTGAGTGA